From one Paeniglutamicibacter psychrophenolicus genomic stretch:
- a CDS encoding SH3 domain-containing protein, producing MQRKHLGVALALAVALVGGPTTIATAQPLAPLASVGIATAKAKPVKQTTANLTLRKTANASSASLLVIPKNTRLTILKTSGIWNQVTYKSKTGWVSGNFLKQVAAAKAKVYNYTKAFTTVKAKAAASSANLMTIHRQTKVEVIGKTGSWTKVVVSGKTGFVPASALGASNPAAVYRWVNGNQPVFQTTKTTSKKLGTLSNNTRIQWLRTSGSWQQVRTTAGIGWIQSSKLSTKAITPPAKPKVYNYTKAFTAVKAKAAASSANLMTIHRQTKVEVIGKTGPWTKVVVSGKTGFVPASALGASNPAAVYRWVNGKQPVFQTTKTTSKKLGTLVNNTRIQWLRTSGSWQQVRTSAGIGWMPSSKLSNAAIKPPAIPKVYSYANAYTTVKSAASATSANLLAIHRQTRVEVLGTSGSWTKIVVSGKTGFVPSSTLSKTSPSVIYRWVNGSQRAYAGTSTTSKAIITMPMNSKVQWLRTSGSWQQVRTSAGIGWMESKGLSTKVNQVLPSKPPVTFNSPRWATANVNLRSGPGTNHGIIKVVSKGERVMFGTSSGGWANIEVGGRTGWVSADYLATSAPKPPAPKPDEITFSSPRWTTANLNLRSGAGTNHDAIGVVPVGERVLLGRSSGGWANVKTSKGTGWVSVLYLATSAPPPKPVTQYRWATGTVNVRAGSSTIYPVMGQIQPGEQVTYLDSRDKWARVISRHGTGWISEAFLTKTPLAPLQPETEAIMNAVKSRFGDYVSSYGGVRPGSFGHSQGLATDIMIKNYKTAQGIRNGDEIANFLIANRESLRVRYLIWQDKIWLGPAKGWEEYSTSGKYGQQFTNNWNDTTRHLDHIHAETYAK from the coding sequence TTGCAGCGTAAACACCTTGGAGTAGCGCTGGCCCTTGCCGTTGCGCTGGTTGGCGGGCCAACCACCATCGCCACCGCACAGCCGCTTGCGCCGCTTGCCTCGGTCGGTATCGCCACCGCCAAGGCGAAGCCGGTCAAACAGACCACGGCCAACCTGACCCTGCGCAAAACTGCCAATGCGAGCTCGGCCTCGTTGCTGGTGATTCCCAAGAACACCAGGCTGACCATCCTCAAGACCAGTGGGATTTGGAATCAGGTCACCTACAAGTCGAAAACGGGCTGGGTGTCGGGCAACTTCCTCAAGCAGGTCGCAGCGGCCAAGGCCAAGGTCTACAACTACACCAAGGCGTTCACCACGGTGAAGGCGAAGGCAGCCGCCTCGTCGGCGAACCTCATGACGATCCACCGCCAGACCAAGGTAGAGGTAATTGGCAAGACAGGGTCCTGGACCAAGGTTGTCGTTTCGGGAAAGACCGGATTCGTTCCCGCCAGCGCCCTGGGCGCTTCGAACCCCGCTGCCGTGTACCGGTGGGTGAACGGCAATCAGCCGGTCTTCCAAACCACCAAGACCACCAGCAAGAAGCTCGGCACGCTCTCGAACAACACCCGGATCCAGTGGCTGCGGACCTCGGGTTCCTGGCAACAGGTGCGGACCACGGCCGGGATTGGCTGGATTCAGTCCAGCAAGCTTTCCACCAAGGCAATCACGCCACCCGCGAAGCCCAAGGTGTACAACTACACCAAGGCCTTCACCGCGGTGAAGGCGAAGGCAGCCGCCTCGTCGGCGAACCTCATGACGATCCACCGCCAGACCAAGGTAGAGGTAATTGGCAAGACCGGGCCCTGGACCAAAGTTGTTGTTTCGGGAAAGACCGGATTCGTTCCCGCCAGCGCCCTGGGCGCTTCGAACCCGGCTGCCGTGTACCGGTGGGTGAACGGCAAGCAGCCGGTCTTCCAAACTACCAAGACCACCAGCAAGAAGCTTGGCACTTTGGTGAACAACACCAGGATCCAGTGGCTGCGGACCTCGGGTTCGTGGCAGCAGGTGCGGACCAGCGCCGGCATTGGCTGGATGCCGTCGAGCAAGCTTTCGAATGCAGCGATCAAGCCTCCGGCAATACCCAAGGTCTACAGCTACGCCAACGCATACACCACGGTGAAGAGTGCGGCCTCTGCTACCTCGGCGAACCTGCTCGCGATCCACCGCCAGACCAGGGTCGAGGTGCTGGGCACAAGTGGTTCCTGGACCAAGATCGTTGTCTCGGGGAAGACCGGATTTGTCCCGTCATCCACGCTGAGCAAGACCAGCCCCTCGGTGATCTATCGGTGGGTCAACGGCAGCCAGCGCGCCTACGCAGGCACGAGCACCACCAGCAAGGCAATCATCACTATGCCGATGAACTCGAAGGTACAGTGGCTGCGGACCTCGGGTTCCTGGCAGCAGGTGCGGACCAGCGCCGGTATTGGCTGGATGGAATCCAAGGGCTTGTCCACGAAGGTGAACCAGGTTCTGCCTTCCAAGCCACCGGTTACCTTCAACAGCCCGCGCTGGGCCACAGCCAATGTCAATCTCCGCTCGGGCCCCGGAACCAACCACGGCATTATTAAAGTGGTTTCCAAGGGGGAGCGGGTCATGTTCGGTACGTCCTCCGGCGGCTGGGCCAACATTGAGGTGGGTGGACGAACAGGTTGGGTCAGCGCCGACTACTTGGCAACCTCGGCACCCAAGCCGCCTGCCCCCAAACCCGATGAAATCACCTTCAGCTCCCCGCGCTGGACCACCGCAAACCTGAACCTGCGCTCGGGAGCCGGAACCAACCATGACGCCATTGGCGTCGTCCCCGTGGGGGAGAGAGTGCTTCTTGGCCGCTCCTCGGGTGGCTGGGCCAACGTCAAGACCAGCAAGGGCACGGGTTGGGTGAGCGTGCTGTACCTCGCCACCTCGGCCCCGCCGCCGAAGCCAGTCACCCAGTACCGCTGGGCCACGGGAACCGTCAACGTGCGCGCGGGCAGTTCCACTATTTACCCGGTTATGGGCCAAATCCAGCCAGGCGAACAGGTGACCTACCTGGATTCCCGGGACAAGTGGGCGCGAGTGATTTCCCGCCACGGCACCGGGTGGATCTCCGAGGCATTCCTGACCAAGACTCCGCTGGCCCCGCTACAGCCGGAGACCGAGGCCATCATGAATGCGGTCAAGTCCAGGTTCGGGGATTATGTGTCTTCATACGGTGGCGTCCGCCCGGGTTCCTTTGGACACAGCCAAGGCCTGGCCACGGATATCATGATCAAGAACTACAAGACCGCCCAGGGCATCAGGAACGGCGACGAGATTGCCAATTTCCTGATCGCCAACCGGGAATCCTTGCGTGTCAGGTACCTGATCTGGCAGGACAAGATCTGGCTGGGTCCGGCAAAGGGTTGGGAAGAATACTCGACGTCCGGGAAGTACGGCCAACAGTTCACCAACAACTGGAACGACACGACCAGGCACCTGGACCACATCCATGCCGAGACCTATGCCAAGTAG
- a CDS encoding O-methyltransferase encodes MSDSRSLNAKSIKLISFIQTQEGQYRDVKRSQQAVEQALDRLTSDTKNILFNVATLSDRSNSLNRNFDQFERRADTSAIAFSDRLGSLQSRFEELRGDSSRHTTDVNEIWRKYFEAFDQSLREITAADGPLERILMGVRRLTNLSRAEHLEINDKIKALEIGSAEIERIVDTSIKTSMVQVRNRMARHVTDTVLEGTKQTEILLQLLPRLKDVEKLLPSTGGYAMDAQALLHLVNLLEARKPKFILELGGGTSTIWMGHICRQFGTKIISVDHLEDYLDATRAAVIRHGLEDIVDCRHAPLEKIVVDGREYDWYSKTGFSGIDGIDFLLIDGPPESTGPEARYPAVPVLSELLAPEALIVLDDTHRGTEKNILISWKENANNLRIVDSGVSRLGVLEKF; translated from the coding sequence ATGAGTGATTCCCGCTCGTTGAATGCTAAATCGATCAAGTTGATTAGTTTTATTCAAACACAAGAAGGTCAATATAGAGACGTTAAGCGCTCACAGCAGGCAGTAGAGCAAGCCTTAGACAGATTGACATCTGATACAAAGAATATACTTTTCAATGTCGCGACTTTGTCTGACAGATCGAATAGCTTGAATCGAAATTTCGATCAGTTTGAACGACGTGCTGATACGTCGGCGATTGCCTTTAGCGATAGACTGGGAAGCCTTCAGTCTAGGTTTGAAGAACTACGTGGAGATTCTTCGCGACATACTACTGATGTCAATGAAATTTGGCGCAAATATTTTGAGGCTTTTGATCAATCTCTGCGAGAAATTACTGCAGCGGACGGTCCATTGGAGAGAATCTTAATGGGCGTCAGACGATTGACGAATCTTTCTCGCGCCGAACACTTGGAAATTAACGATAAAATCAAAGCACTGGAGATAGGTTCGGCGGAAATTGAACGAATTGTCGACACTTCAATTAAGACATCGATGGTTCAGGTTCGTAATCGGATGGCCCGGCATGTGACCGACACTGTTCTTGAAGGGACGAAGCAAACGGAGATTCTGCTTCAACTGCTGCCGCGACTGAAAGACGTCGAGAAGTTGCTTCCGTCGACGGGAGGGTACGCGATGGACGCACAGGCGCTATTGCATCTCGTAAATCTCCTAGAAGCGCGAAAGCCAAAATTTATTCTCGAACTTGGTGGGGGAACATCGACCATCTGGATGGGGCATATTTGTCGCCAATTTGGTACAAAGATTATTTCCGTCGACCACCTAGAGGATTACCTTGATGCGACTCGGGCAGCTGTCATCCGCCACGGTCTCGAAGACATTGTAGATTGTCGGCACGCTCCTCTCGAAAAGATAGTCGTCGACGGACGCGAGTATGACTGGTATAGCAAGACAGGTTTCAGTGGCATCGATGGGATTGATTTCTTGCTAATCGATGGCCCCCCTGAATCAACTGGGCCTGAGGCGCGGTATCCTGCCGTACCGGTCCTGAGCGAACTTCTTGCCCCAGAGGCGTTAATCGTTCTCGATGATACCCACCGAGGAACTGAGAAAAACATCTTGATTTCTTGGAAAGAAAATGCCAACAATTTACGCATCGTGGACAGTGGCGTAAGCCGTCTCGGGGTTTTAGAGAAATTCTGA
- the serA gene encoding phosphoglycerate dehydrogenase yields MSVNKPVVLLAEELSPATIAALGPDFEIRQTDGADRSLLLAAIADVDAILVRSATQVDAEAIAAAKNLKIIARAGVGLDNVDIKAATQAGVMVVNAPTSNIISAAELTVGHIVSLARRIPAANASLKAGAWKRSSYTGVELFEKKAGIIGLGRIGALVAARLQGFGMEILAYDPYITPARAQQLGVTLVELDELLAQSDFVTIHMPKTPETIGMLGKDAFAKMKNSAYVINVARGGLVDQDALYTALKNEEIAGAGIDVFVQEPSTDLPFFEFENVTVTPHLGASTDEAQEKAGVSVAKSVRLALAGELVPDAVNVAGGVIDENVRPGIPLIEKLGRIFNALTVGSLTSIDVVVSGEIASLDVKALELSALKGVFMDVVSDQVSYVNAPVLAEQRGVATRLVTTPDSPEYRNLLTVKGASTEGTQLSVAGTLTGPKQIEKLVGINGYEIEIPITDHMIVLRYTDRPGVIGTLGNVLGEQGVNIAGMQVARKEERGEAVAVLAIDSALPAGVLDIVRAAIGAAVAREINLSE; encoded by the coding sequence GTGTCTGTAAACAAGCCAGTCGTCCTTTTAGCCGAAGAACTCTCGCCCGCAACCATTGCGGCCTTGGGTCCCGATTTCGAGATTCGGCAGACAGACGGTGCGGACCGCTCACTGCTGTTGGCTGCGATTGCTGACGTGGATGCCATCCTCGTGCGCTCAGCCACCCAGGTCGATGCAGAGGCCATTGCCGCGGCCAAGAACCTGAAAATCATTGCACGTGCCGGTGTCGGCCTGGACAACGTTGACATCAAGGCCGCTACCCAGGCCGGTGTCATGGTCGTGAACGCCCCGACCTCCAACATCATTTCCGCCGCGGAGCTGACCGTGGGTCACATCGTTTCCCTGGCCCGCCGCATTCCGGCAGCCAACGCCTCGCTGAAGGCCGGTGCCTGGAAGCGCAGCTCCTACACCGGTGTCGAGCTTTTTGAGAAGAAGGCCGGCATCATTGGCCTGGGCCGCATTGGCGCCCTCGTGGCCGCACGCCTGCAGGGCTTTGGCATGGAAATCCTTGCCTACGACCCCTACATCACCCCGGCACGCGCCCAGCAGCTCGGAGTCACCCTGGTGGAGCTGGATGAACTACTGGCCCAGTCGGACTTCGTCACCATCCATATGCCCAAGACTCCGGAAACAATTGGCATGCTTGGCAAGGATGCTTTTGCCAAGATGAAGAACTCCGCCTATGTGATCAATGTGGCCCGTGGTGGCCTAGTTGACCAGGATGCCCTGTACACGGCGTTGAAGAACGAGGAAATCGCCGGAGCCGGCATTGACGTCTTCGTCCAGGAACCGAGCACGGATCTTCCGTTCTTTGAATTCGAGAATGTCACGGTCACCCCGCACTTGGGCGCCTCGACTGACGAAGCCCAGGAAAAGGCCGGCGTATCCGTGGCCAAGTCCGTTCGCCTGGCGCTTGCCGGCGAGCTGGTTCCCGACGCAGTCAACGTTGCAGGTGGCGTCATTGACGAAAACGTCCGCCCGGGCATCCCCCTGATCGAGAAGTTGGGTCGCATCTTCAATGCGCTGACCGTTGGCTCCCTGACCAGTATCGACGTGGTCGTTTCCGGCGAGATCGCTTCCTTGGATGTGAAGGCACTGGAACTTTCGGCACTCAAGGGTGTATTCATGGATGTCGTCTCCGACCAGGTCTCCTACGTCAACGCCCCGGTGCTGGCCGAACAGCGCGGTGTGGCCACCCGATTGGTGACCACCCCTGATTCACCCGAATACCGCAACCTGCTGACTGTCAAGGGCGCCTCTACCGAGGGCACACAGCTTTCAGTGGCAGGAACCCTGACCGGCCCGAAGCAGATCGAGAAGCTCGTTGGCATCAATGGCTACGAAATCGAGATCCCGATCACCGACCACATGATCGTGCTGCGATATACAGACCGCCCGGGTGTCATTGGTACCTTGGGCAACGTCTTGGGTGAGCAGGGTGTGAACATTGCCGGCATGCAGGTTGCCCGCAAGGAAGAACGCGGCGAGGCAGTTGCAGTGCTCGCCATTGACTCTGCTCTGCCGGCCGGAGTGCTGGACATCGTTCGTGCCGCCATTGGCGCCGCTGTCGCGCGGGAAATTAATCTGTCGGAATAG
- a CDS encoding ABC-F family ATP-binding cassette domain-containing protein: MSLIRLNDVSVRFENNQILREAFFKLETGDRVGLIGRNGSGKSTLLKLVLDQVSPDTGTVAVELGTKIGYFSQFSELNGAATISEVLNELFVEVKAIEAELAEIDEAIAADPKADEMERLIHRQSELFESMDRLDGWDYPRTIDTVLTKLGFDEAHRICPIDSLSGGWRNRAALAKILLEDPDVLLLDEPTNFLDVAGVEWLENWFKSFQGAAIIVSHDRKFLDSVVTRIVEVENFHLHEYPGNFAQYVVAKQFKLKTLESQFVHESELLAFEAEGISDRREAAKAASKGLDNKLSKIKKSRAPRPVDKIITEIYGGLHIKDTLCRVEGLSKSYGEKTLFTDLSFEVRRGNRLVILGANGSGKSTLLRVLTEEEKQDSGYVTWTKGAAVVSYNQILEELDNEDTVTHAVNAMPNSLALTATKKSVNRFLAMFQFSEADLKNRIGNLSGGQRSRVAMAMCLLSGASVLVLDEPTNHLDMSSTQVMERALLHFPGAVVVVSHDRFFTEKIANHYLVFGAEHAKPGEVAVRGA, encoded by the coding sequence ATGAGCTTGATCCGGCTAAACGATGTCAGCGTTCGATTCGAAAACAACCAAATCCTGCGCGAGGCATTCTTCAAGCTTGAGACGGGGGACCGGGTAGGGCTCATTGGGCGGAACGGCTCGGGCAAGTCGACCCTGCTGAAGCTGGTCCTGGACCAGGTATCCCCGGACACCGGCACGGTGGCCGTGGAACTCGGAACGAAGATCGGCTACTTCTCCCAGTTCTCCGAGCTCAACGGTGCCGCCACCATCTCCGAGGTGCTGAACGAGCTCTTTGTCGAGGTCAAGGCCATCGAAGCGGAACTCGCCGAGATCGATGAGGCCATTGCAGCAGATCCAAAGGCCGATGAGATGGAACGATTGATCCATCGCCAGTCGGAGCTCTTCGAATCCATGGATCGATTGGATGGCTGGGACTACCCACGCACCATTGACACGGTGCTCACCAAACTCGGCTTCGACGAAGCCCACCGCATTTGCCCCATTGACTCCCTGTCCGGCGGCTGGCGCAACCGTGCCGCTCTGGCCAAGATCCTCCTCGAGGACCCGGACGTGCTCCTGCTGGATGAGCCGACCAACTTCCTCGACGTTGCAGGCGTCGAATGGTTGGAGAACTGGTTCAAGTCCTTCCAAGGTGCGGCGATCATCGTCTCTCACGATCGCAAGTTCCTGGACTCGGTGGTCACGAGGATCGTTGAGGTCGAGAACTTCCACCTCCACGAATACCCGGGAAACTTTGCCCAGTACGTGGTGGCCAAGCAGTTCAAGCTCAAGACCCTCGAATCCCAGTTCGTCCACGAGTCCGAGCTGTTGGCCTTCGAAGCCGAGGGCATCTCGGACCGCCGCGAGGCAGCCAAGGCCGCCAGCAAGGGGCTGGACAACAAGCTTTCGAAGATCAAGAAGTCGCGGGCCCCGCGCCCGGTGGACAAGATCATCACCGAGATCTACGGCGGCCTGCACATCAAGGACACCCTCTGCCGGGTGGAGGGCCTGTCCAAGTCCTACGGGGAGAAGACGCTCTTCACCGATCTCAGCTTCGAGGTGCGCCGCGGCAACCGCCTGGTGATCCTCGGTGCCAACGGCAGTGGCAAGTCCACTTTGCTGCGCGTGCTGACCGAGGAGGAAAAACAGGATTCGGGCTACGTCACCTGGACCAAGGGCGCCGCAGTCGTTTCCTACAACCAGATCCTTGAGGAACTGGATAACGAGGACACCGTGACCCACGCGGTCAACGCCATGCCTAATTCCTTGGCCCTCACCGCCACCAAGAAATCGGTCAATCGCTTCCTGGCCATGTTCCAGTTCTCCGAGGCCGACTTGAAGAACCGCATTGGCAATCTCTCCGGCGGTCAGCGTTCTCGCGTGGCCATGGCCATGTGCCTGCTCTCAGGAGCCTCGGTGCTGGTGCTGGATGAGCCCACGAACCACCTGGACATGTCCAGCACCCAGGTCATGGAACGGGCGCTGCTGCACTTCCCGGGCGCCGTGGTGGTGGTCAGCCACGACCGCTTCTTCACCGAGAAGATCGCTAACCACTATCTGGTGTTCGGGGCCGAGCACGCGAAGCCTGGTGAAGTTGCGGTCCGCGGGGCCTAA
- a CDS encoding IS1595 family transposase, which yields MSIQADLPADGEVPRARGSEKNLVASNRGFMRLVWPPAGSPRVHAGLIRWLLGGRQWAFSRGRQHSAQTLQHTTGLGSYQTARAMLQNFRLAMDPSAHGPLTGNVEVDETFIGGPRPMVRGRGASGKTLVAGAVERRGRGMGRTRLQIIPDASAPSLTAFLKANVAPGAHVISDGWSPYRPACKAAGLRHTAHSIRASGQPAHVLLPWVHRLFSLVKRVLDDTYQGGAQPYHLQAYLDEFVFRFKRRHSAKRGLLFYRRLKAAVAGAPVSYGEISGIHRQPRPRSVAPQIPHELPWTLAGPPALRPWRTKIP from the coding sequence GTGTCGATCCAGGCCGATTTGCCGGCCGACGGGGAAGTCCCGCGGGCCCGTGGGTCCGAGAAGAATCTGGTCGCCAGCAACCGTGGATTCATGCGTTTGGTCTGGCCGCCGGCGGGCAGTCCTCGTGTCCATGCTGGGCTGATACGGTGGCTTCTTGGTGGCCGCCAGTGGGCATTTTCCCGTGGCCGCCAACACTCGGCCCAGACACTGCAGCACACCACTGGCCTGGGCAGCTATCAGACTGCGCGGGCGATGCTGCAAAACTTCCGCCTGGCCATGGACCCTTCGGCCCATGGGCCACTCACGGGGAATGTCGAGGTCGACGAGACCTTCATCGGTGGTCCGCGTCCCATGGTCCGGGGCCGTGGAGCGTCCGGCAAGACCCTTGTTGCCGGAGCGGTTGAGCGCCGGGGCCGGGGCATGGGCAGGACCCGGCTACAAATCATTCCCGACGCCTCGGCACCGAGCCTGACCGCCTTCCTGAAGGCGAACGTGGCACCGGGGGCGCACGTGATTTCGGATGGATGGTCACCATACCGCCCGGCATGCAAGGCGGCGGGTCTCCGGCATACGGCGCACAGCATCAGGGCCTCCGGACAGCCTGCCCACGTGCTGCTGCCCTGGGTGCATCGGCTGTTTTCCCTCGTAAAGCGGGTGCTCGACGACACCTATCAGGGCGGTGCCCAGCCCTATCATTTGCAGGCTTACCTGGATGAATTCGTGTTTCGTTTCAAACGGCGCCACTCCGCAAAGCGAGGCCTGCTGTTCTATCGGCGCCTTAAAGCCGCGGTGGCCGGAGCTCCTGTTTCCTATGGAGAAATCTCCGGGATCCACCGGCAGCCACGGCCCCGGTCCGTGGCGCCGCAGATTCCGCACGAACTGCCATGGACCCTTGCCGGACCTCCGGCCCTACGCCCCTGGCGGACCAAGATCCCCTAA